DNA sequence from the Fusobacterium varium genome:
TTCAAAGTTCATCAAATCAACATATGCAAGATTTGTAATTATAGTAGCATCAAGCATAGAGTTTAAAGAGTTTCCAACTTCTTTTCCTAATGTTTTCATACCCTTTTCAAGTTCTTTTGAAAAATTCTCTGAGTTTTCTGATATTGTAATTTCATCATCAGAAACTTCTCTTATAATTATTTCATCATTACTTTCAACTATCTTTTCATCTTGTTCATTATAAAGTGTTCCATCGTGATTAAACCTTTGCTCCTCTATCGTCTGTCCATTTTTTATTTTAGCTTTTAGTTGTGGATTTCCATTTTCATAATAAACTTCATAAACTCCATCTAAGTCATTATTTTTAAATTCTTGTCTTGTCCATACATTTCCATTTTTATAATAATCTTCTTTTATCCCATGAAGTTCTCCATCTTTATAGTTTATTATTGATTCTAAAGTACCATCTTCTAAATAAGCTTTCCATTCTCCCTCTTGTAAACTATTTTTATAACTTCCTGAAAGTCTTATTTTTTTATTTTCGTGATATTCTTTAAAATCTCCATTCATCTCTCCATTTACATAGTTTACTTCTCCTTGAAGATTTCCATTTGGATAGTATGCTTTAAATTCTCCCTCAAGAACTCCACTTTTATAATTTGCTGATACTCTTAATTTTCCTGTACCATTATAAAATTGTTCTGTAACTCCATCTCTTTCTCCATCCTTAAAGTTAGCATTATCTATAAGTACTCCATCTTCTGTGTACATTTGAAAAACTCCATTTTGTTTTCCAGCTTTCCAATGCCCAATCTCTTTAATATTATTTTTATAGTAAATAACATTTAAACCATCAAGCTCTCCATCTTTATAAGAATAAATATCCGTATATTCTTCACTTGCACTTTTAGTTCTTCCACTAAATGGATTCCCCTCTTTATCACAAAGTTTTCCATTGATATTTTTTAACTGCTCCTCTTTTTCAATAGCAGGAAGATATCTAAAAAATAAATATCTATTTTGATAAATATAAGTTCCAACTCCTATTCCAACTAATAAAACTACTCCTAGTATTACCTTAGCTTTCATAGCTCTCCCTTCCTTTCTAGAAAATAAAACCTATTATTTTGCCAATAAATGAAACTGCTAAAAAAACTCCTCCTATAATTATCAAAATATACTCTCTCCCTTTGTTAGCTCCATCTTCTGCTATCCAGTACTCTTTTGGATTATTTTTATTTACTAGCAATTTATAATCTTTTCCAACTTCAAACTCTACTAAATTAACATCTTTTATTTTTTTCATAAATTTTCTAGTTTTCTCAGGCATCTCATCAATATTTATATTTTTCAGTTCTTCTCTTGCTCTATTATTATATCTTCCTCTATACTCCTCTTCATAAGTTATTCCATTCACAACATATCTGAAAATAGGATAATATTTATTTAAACTTGGAGAGTAATTGTAACTTATAAGAGTTCCTATGGTATAGAAACTTCCTTCAATAGCTTTATTATATTGAAAAATATTAAAACTTCCCACTGCAATCAGTATAATTCCAATTAAAGTTAACATATTATCACCTCTTTTAGTAGGTAGAGATTAGAATGCTCCACCTCCACCACGGCTTCCTCCACCACCTGAAGAGCCTCCACTAAATCCTCCACCACTTCCTCTTGAAGATGGTCTGCTCTTAGCAAGTTCTGATACTCCCCTTGTAGTAGCTCTAGAAACTGTTCTCTCTATACTTCTAAATCCTGAGTTTCTATTGTACATTCCCATAAGAGGAGTTCTATTAAGTCTTGATATATTCTCTCCACTATCTCTAAATATTTTTT
Encoded proteins:
- a CDS encoding toxin-antitoxin system YwqK family antitoxin, which gives rise to MKAKVILGVVLLVGIGVGTYIYQNRYLFFRYLPAIEKEEQLKNINGKLCDKEGNPFSGRTKSASEEYTDIYSYKDGELDGLNVIYYKNNIKEIGHWKAGKQNGVFQMYTEDGVLIDNANFKDGERDGVTEQFYNGTGKLRVSANYKSGVLEGEFKAYYPNGNLQGEVNYVNGEMNGDFKEYHENKKIRLSGSYKNSLQEGEWKAYLEDGTLESIINYKDGELHGIKEDYYKNGNVWTRQEFKNNDLDGVYEVYYENGNPQLKAKIKNGQTIEEQRFNHDGTLYNEQDEKIVESNDEIIIREVSDDEITISENSENFSKELEKGMKTLGKEVGNSLNSMLDATIITNLAYVDLMNFENVEILEENLVFNDDEKIPFKRSYKDGVHRVNVPFENNSYLWVELKENSERKHRLFAENYEKFKEIKGDKKISLEELIFPTIDDYYRENNVLQKFFDITVSVKNHS